In one window of Paraburkholderia phymatum STM815 DNA:
- the mfd gene encoding transcription-repair coupling factor, whose product MPDIAASTQSASSTPVALVKAGQRFVFDGTHGSSDALLIARYHTAHKAQMPLLAVVCASAVDAQRLSQELAFFAPDARIRLLPDWETLPYDSFSPHQDLVSERLATLHDLGEGRCDILLVPATTALYRMPPASFMAAYTFSFSQGERLDEAKLKAQLTLAGYEHVSQVVRPGEYCVRGSLIDLFPMGSPLPYRIDLFDDQVDSIRAFDPDSQRSLYPVKDVRLLPGREFPFDEAARTAFRSRWREVFEGDPSRASIYKDIGNGVPSAGIEYYLPLFFEETATLFHYLPEAAQLVFVGDLDAAIRRFTADTKQRYGFLSHDRDRPILEPKRLFLSDDDFYTFAKPFARLSLPGNAGGGWAVPLPNLAIDRHADDPVSALRAWLDTTPNRVLLAAESAGRRETIAQLLADNDLHPASADGYEDWLTSDARFALSVAPLSNGFAIPSEGVAFLTETELYGPLARKTGRRRQEQASNVDSMVRDLSELKVGDPVVHSQHGIGRYMGLVTMDLGEGETEFLHLEYQGDSKLYVPVSQLHVISRYSGADPDSAPLHALGSGQWEKAKRKAAQQIRDTAAELLNLYARRAMREGHAFPLDPRDYVKFAESFGFEETPDQAAAIAAVIGDMTSGKPMDRLVCGDVGFGKTEVALRAAFIAVMGGKQVALLSPTTLLAEQHTQTFTDRFSDWPVRIAELSRFKTGKEVSASIQQINEGSVDIVIGTHKLLSSDVQFKRLGLVIIDEEHRFGVRQKEALKALRAEVDVLTLTATPIPRTLGMALEGLRDFSVIATAPQKRLAIKTFVRREEDGVIREAMLRELKRGGQVYFLHNEVETIENRRQMLEALVPEARIAVAHGQMHERELERVMRDFVAQRANVLLCTTIIETGIDVPSANTILIHRADKFGLAQLHQLRGRVGRSHHQAYSYLLVHDPQGLTKQAQRRLEAIQQMEELGAGFYLAMHDLEIRGTGEVLGDKQSGEIHEIGFQLYTDMLNDAVKALKNGKEPDLTAPLAATTEINLHTPAILPADYCGDVQERLSLYKRLANCEHNDSIDGIQEELIDRFGKMPPQAHALVETHRLRLAAKPLGISKIDAGEAVIGLQFIPNPPIDAMRIIEMVQKHKHIKLAGQDKLRIETRSPDFTVRVATVKETLRALGTPSRGAADQRVASSR is encoded by the coding sequence ATGCCCGACATCGCCGCATCCACGCAGTCCGCTTCTTCAACCCCTGTCGCGCTGGTCAAAGCCGGCCAGCGTTTCGTGTTCGATGGCACGCACGGCTCGTCCGACGCGCTGCTGATCGCCCGCTATCACACCGCGCACAAGGCGCAGATGCCGCTGCTCGCCGTCGTCTGCGCGAGTGCCGTCGATGCGCAGCGGCTGTCGCAGGAACTCGCGTTCTTCGCGCCGGATGCGCGCATCCGTCTGCTGCCCGACTGGGAAACGCTGCCGTACGACTCGTTCTCGCCGCACCAGGATCTCGTGTCCGAGCGGCTCGCTACCCTGCACGATCTCGGCGAAGGCCGTTGCGATATCCTGCTGGTCCCGGCGACGACCGCGCTCTACCGGATGCCGCCCGCCTCGTTCATGGCCGCATACACGTTTTCCTTCTCGCAGGGCGAGCGTCTCGACGAAGCGAAGCTGAAGGCACAGCTGACGCTCGCCGGCTATGAACACGTGAGCCAGGTCGTGCGGCCGGGCGAATACTGCGTACGCGGCTCGCTGATCGACCTCTTTCCGATGGGCTCGCCGCTGCCGTACCGGATCGACCTGTTTGACGATCAGGTGGACTCCATCCGCGCGTTCGATCCCGATTCGCAGCGCAGCCTGTATCCCGTGAAGGACGTGCGCCTGTTGCCGGGCCGTGAGTTTCCGTTCGACGAAGCCGCGCGCACCGCGTTTCGCAGCCGCTGGCGGGAGGTGTTCGAAGGCGATCCGAGCCGCGCGTCGATCTATAAGGACATAGGCAACGGCGTGCCGTCGGCGGGCATCGAATACTATCTGCCCCTCTTCTTCGAAGAGACCGCGACGCTCTTTCACTATCTGCCCGAGGCTGCGCAACTGGTGTTCGTCGGCGATCTGGACGCCGCCATCCGGCGCTTCACGGCGGACACCAAACAACGCTACGGCTTTCTGTCGCACGACCGCGACCGGCCGATTCTCGAACCGAAGCGCCTGTTCCTGTCGGACGACGATTTCTACACGTTCGCCAAGCCGTTCGCGCGCCTGTCGCTGCCCGGCAACGCGGGCGGAGGCTGGGCCGTGCCGCTGCCCAATCTCGCCATCGACCGCCACGCCGACGACCCCGTCTCCGCGTTGCGCGCGTGGCTCGACACGACGCCGAACCGCGTGCTGTTGGCGGCGGAATCGGCGGGCCGCCGGGAAACGATCGCACAATTGCTGGCCGACAACGACCTGCACCCCGCGTCCGCCGACGGCTACGAAGACTGGCTGACGTCCGACGCGCGGTTCGCGCTCAGCGTCGCGCCGCTCTCAAACGGGTTTGCGATCCCCTCCGAAGGCGTCGCGTTCCTGACGGAAACGGAACTGTACGGCCCGCTCGCGCGCAAGACGGGACGACGCCGCCAGGAACAGGCGAGCAACGTCGATTCGATGGTGCGCGATCTGTCGGAGCTGAAGGTCGGCGACCCCGTCGTGCATTCGCAGCACGGCATCGGCCGCTACATGGGCCTCGTGACGATGGACCTCGGTGAAGGCGAAACCGAGTTCCTGCACCTCGAATACCAGGGCGACAGCAAGCTCTACGTGCCCGTGTCGCAGTTGCACGTCATTTCGCGCTACAGCGGCGCCGATCCCGACAGTGCGCCGCTGCACGCACTCGGCTCGGGACAGTGGGAAAAGGCGAAGCGCAAGGCTGCTCAGCAGATCCGCGATACGGCGGCCGAACTCCTGAACCTGTACGCTCGCCGTGCCATGCGCGAAGGCCATGCCTTCCCGCTTGATCCGCGCGACTACGTGAAATTCGCGGAAAGTTTCGGCTTCGAGGAAACGCCTGACCAGGCGGCCGCGATCGCCGCCGTGATCGGCGACATGACAAGCGGCAAGCCGATGGATCGCCTCGTGTGCGGCGACGTCGGTTTCGGCAAGACGGAAGTCGCGTTGCGCGCGGCCTTCATCGCGGTGATGGGCGGCAAGCAGGTCGCGCTGCTCTCGCCCACCACGCTGCTCGCCGAACAGCACACGCAGACCTTCACCGACCGCTTCTCCGACTGGCCGGTGCGCATCGCCGAATTGTCGCGCTTCAAGACGGGCAAGGAAGTCAGCGCGTCGATCCAGCAGATCAACGAAGGCAGCGTCGATATCGTGATCGGCACGCACAAGCTGCTCTCGTCGGATGTGCAGTTCAAGCGGCTCGGGCTCGTGATCATCGACGAGGAGCACCGTTTCGGCGTGCGCCAGAAGGAAGCGCTCAAAGCGCTGCGTGCCGAAGTCGATGTGCTGACGCTCACCGCGACGCCAATTCCGCGTACGCTCGGCATGGCGCTCGAAGGTCTGCGCGACTTCTCCGTGATCGCCACAGCGCCGCAAAAGCGCCTCGCGATCAAGACCTTCGTGCGGCGCGAGGAAGACGGCGTGATCCGCGAAGCCATGCTGCGCGAACTGAAGCGCGGCGGCCAGGTGTACTTCCTGCACAACGAGGTCGAAACCATCGAAAACCGCCGCCAGATGCTCGAAGCGCTCGTGCCCGAAGCGCGCATCGCGGTGGCGCACGGCCAGATGCACGAGCGCGAACTCGAACGCGTGATGCGCGATTTCGTGGCGCAACGCGCGAACGTGCTGCTGTGTACCACGATCATCGAAACGGGTATCGACGTGCCGAGCGCGAACACGATCCTGATTCATCGCGCCGACAAATTCGGTCTTGCGCAACTTCACCAGTTGCGCGGGCGTGTCGGGCGCTCGCATCACCAGGCGTACTCGTATCTGCTCGTGCACGATCCGCAAGGTCTCACGAAGCAGGCGCAACGACGTCTCGAAGCGATCCAGCAGATGGAAGAGCTCGGTGCCGGCTTCTATCTGGCGATGCACGACCTCGAAATCCGCGGCACGGGGGAAGTGCTCGGCGACAAACAGTCGGGCGAGATTCACGAGATCGGTTTCCAGCTCTATACCGACATGCTGAACGACGCGGTAAAGGCGCTGAAAAACGGCAAGGAGCCGGACCTCACGGCGCCACTGGCGGCCACGACGGAGATCAACCTGCATACGCCCGCGATTCTTCCCGCCGACTATTGCGGCGACGTGCAGGAGCGTCTGTCGCTGTACAAGCGTCTCGCGAACTGCGAGCACAACGATTCGATCGACGGCATTCAGGAAGAATTGATCGACCGTTTCGGCAAGATGCCGCCGCAAGCGCATGCGCTCGTCGAAACACACCGCTTGCGCCTGGCCGCCAAGCCGCTCGGCATTTCGAAGATCGACGCGGGCGAGGCTGTGATCGGCCTGCAGTTCATCCCGAATCCGCCCATCGACGCGATGCGGATCATCGAGATGGTTCAGAAGCATAAGCACATCAAGCTCGCGGGTCAGGACAAGCTGCGCATCGAAACGCGCAGTCCCGATTTCACGGTGCGCGTCGCGACCGTGAAGGAGACGCTGCGCGCGCTCGGCACACCGTCCAGGGGCGCCGCGGATCAGCGCGTGGCGTCGTCGCGCTAG
- the ispD gene encoding 2-C-methyl-D-erythritol 4-phosphate cytidylyltransferase codes for MTSRLFALIPCAGTGSRSGAPMPKQYRTVAGRDMLHYSLAAFDACSEFAQTLVVIAPDDQHFDARRFGGLRFAVQRCGGASRQASVLNGLHALAGFGAHDDDWVLVHDAARPGITPALIRALVGALKDDAVGGIMALPVADTLKRVAPGTDNRIDHTEPRDGLWQAQTPQMFRIGMLRDAILRAQSDGHDLTDEASAIEWSGHAPRLVQGSLRNFKVTYPEDFDLAEAILGRGAAG; via the coding sequence GTGACTTCCCGCCTCTTTGCACTGATTCCCTGCGCCGGCACCGGCAGCCGTTCGGGCGCTCCGATGCCCAAGCAATATCGCACCGTCGCGGGCCGCGACATGCTGCATTATTCGCTGGCCGCGTTCGACGCCTGCAGCGAGTTCGCGCAGACGCTCGTCGTGATCGCGCCCGACGACCAGCACTTCGACGCGCGCCGCTTTGGCGGCCTGCGCTTTGCCGTGCAACGCTGCGGCGGCGCATCGCGGCAGGCGTCGGTGCTCAACGGTCTGCACGCGCTCGCCGGCTTTGGTGCACACGACGACGACTGGGTGCTCGTGCACGACGCGGCGCGGCCCGGCATCACGCCCGCGCTGATACGCGCGCTGGTCGGCGCGCTGAAGGACGACGCCGTGGGCGGCATCATGGCGTTGCCCGTGGCCGACACGCTCAAGCGCGTGGCGCCCGGCACCGACAACCGCATCGATCACACCGAACCGCGCGACGGCCTGTGGCAGGCGCAAACGCCGCAGATGTTCCGCATCGGCATGTTGCGCGACGCGATTCTGCGCGCGCAAAGCGACGGGCACGATCTCACCGACGAAGCCAGCGCCATCGAATGGAGCGGGCACGCACCCAGACTGGTTCAGGGCAGCTTGCGCAATTTCAAGGTTACCTATCCGGAAGACTTCGATCTGGCCGAAGCTATCCTCGGACGCGGCGCGGCGGGCTGA
- the ispF gene encoding 2-C-methyl-D-erythritol 2,4-cyclodiphosphate synthase translates to MDLRIGQGYDVHALVPGRPLIIGGVTIPYERGLLGHSDADVLLHAITDALFGAAALGDIGRHFPDTATEFKGANSRVLLRECAARIARAGFTIQNVDSTVIAQAPKLAPHIDGMRANIAEDLNLPIDRVNVKAKTNEKLGYLGRGEGIEAQAAALLVRV, encoded by the coding sequence ATGGATTTGAGAATCGGACAAGGCTATGACGTTCACGCACTGGTGCCGGGACGACCGCTCATCATCGGGGGCGTGACGATTCCCTACGAGCGCGGACTGCTCGGCCATTCGGATGCCGACGTGCTGCTGCACGCGATTACCGACGCATTGTTCGGCGCCGCCGCGCTCGGCGACATCGGCCGTCATTTCCCGGATACCGCGACGGAATTCAAAGGCGCGAACAGCCGCGTACTGCTGCGCGAATGCGCGGCGCGCATCGCAAGGGCGGGCTTCACGATCCAGAACGTCGACAGCACCGTGATCGCGCAGGCGCCGAAGCTCGCGCCGCATATCGACGGGATGCGCGCGAATATCGCCGAAGACCTCAACCTGCCCATCGACCGCGTCAACGTAAAGGCGAAGACGAACGAGAAGCTCGGCTATCTCGGACGAGGCGAGGGCATCGAAGCGCAGGCGGCCGCGCTGCTGGTGCGCGTCTGA
- a CDS encoding carboxymuconolactone decarboxylase family protein produces the protein MEFIATIKEAIPDYAKDIRLNLDGTIARSSLEGNDAVGVALAAAFAAKSPKIIAAIREAGVLSPEEVNGALTAAALMGMNNVWYPYVEMTDSADLKSQPAGLRMNAYATHGGVDKRRFEMYALAASIIGKCHFCVKSHFDTLVKEGMSSTQLRDVGRIAAVVNAATQVIVAEDK, from the coding sequence ATGGAATTCATCGCGACGATTAAGGAAGCAATTCCCGACTACGCCAAGGACATTCGCCTGAATCTGGATGGCACGATCGCGCGCTCGTCGCTGGAAGGCAACGACGCCGTCGGTGTCGCGCTAGCCGCGGCGTTCGCTGCGAAGAGCCCGAAGATCATCGCAGCGATCCGCGAAGCGGGCGTGCTATCGCCCGAGGAAGTGAACGGCGCGCTGACGGCCGCCGCGCTGATGGGTATGAACAACGTTTGGTATCCGTACGTCGAGATGACGGACAGCGCCGATCTGAAATCCCAGCCGGCGGGCTTACGGATGAACGCTTACGCAACGCATGGCGGCGTCGACAAACGCCGCTTCGAGATGTACGCGCTAGCGGCGTCGATCATCGGCAAGTGCCACTTCTGCGTGAAGTCGCATTTCGACACACTGGTCAAGGAAGGCATGAGCTCGACGCAACTCCGGGATGTCGGCCGGATCGCGGCTGTCGTCAACGCGGCGACACAGGTGATCGTCGCAGAAGACAAGTGA
- a CDS encoding peroxiredoxin: MKTVGDKLEAFTVTAAKPGFNHHEENGVSAFEEITESSFPGKWKIIYFYPKDFTFVCPTEIVEFGKLVKDFEERDAVLLGGSVDNEFVKLAWRREHKDLNKLNHYAFGDVKGELIDQLGVRDKEAGVALRATFIVDPDNTIQHVSVNNLNVGRNPEEVLRILDGLQTDELCPCNRAVGGATL, translated from the coding sequence ATGAAAACTGTCGGCGATAAACTCGAAGCTTTCACCGTCACCGCTGCCAAGCCGGGTTTCAATCACCACGAAGAGAACGGCGTGTCGGCGTTCGAAGAAATCACCGAATCGTCGTTCCCGGGCAAGTGGAAAATCATCTATTTCTACCCGAAGGACTTCACGTTCGTTTGCCCCACGGAAATCGTCGAATTCGGCAAGCTGGTGAAGGACTTCGAAGAGCGCGATGCCGTTCTGCTCGGCGGCAGCGTCGACAACGAGTTCGTCAAGCTCGCCTGGCGCCGCGAGCACAAGGACCTGAACAAACTGAACCACTACGCCTTTGGCGACGTGAAGGGCGAACTGATCGACCAGCTCGGCGTGCGCGACAAGGAAGCAGGCGTCGCACTGCGCGCGACGTTCATTGTCGATCCGGACAACACGATCCAGCACGTGTCGGTGAATAACCTGAACGTCGGCCGTAATCCGGAAGAGGTCCTGCGCATTCTGGACGGCCTGCAGACGGACGAGCTGTGCCCGTGCAACCGCGCAGTCGGCGGTGCAACGCTGTAA
- a CDS encoding ATP-binding protein: MRIDRRLLTLAFGGLFWRTFLLIALLIAVSLAAWFQSFRVIEREPRAQRVALQLVAIVKLTRTALLYSDPDLRRALLQDLESNEGVRVYPRETTDKYKLQPDESLNRLIEHDIRGRLGDDTIIAQSVNDIPGVWISFKIDDDDYWVALDRDQLDSVTGLQWAGWGIFALALSLFGAAFITSLVNRPFARLAMAARKVGSGQAPEKLPERGMGVAAETNRSFNQMVQDLEQLDADRALMLAGISHDLRTPLARLRLETEMSPSDQATKDAMIDDIEQMDMIIGRFLDYARPVQRNPEPVDLSVIAGELAARMSSEDGMRLVTRLAPSAVIEADETDIRRVVGNLIENARKYGLSEADGIPHVILETRVSHSRVELSVVDEGPGIPEDQLPLVTRPFYRVNSARTQANGTGLGMAIVQRLVGRYRGALRLRNRTPLPGLEVTIEFPLAKSI, translated from the coding sequence ATGCGGATCGACCGGCGCCTACTGACGCTCGCATTCGGCGGTCTGTTCTGGCGAACGTTCCTGCTGATCGCGCTCCTGATCGCGGTCAGTCTCGCCGCATGGTTTCAGAGCTTCCGGGTGATCGAGCGCGAGCCGCGCGCGCAGCGTGTCGCGCTGCAACTCGTCGCGATCGTGAAGCTCACGCGCACCGCACTCCTCTATTCCGATCCCGACCTGCGGCGCGCGCTGCTGCAGGACCTGGAAAGCAACGAAGGCGTGCGCGTGTACCCGCGCGAAACCACTGACAAATACAAACTTCAGCCCGACGAATCGCTCAATCGTTTGATCGAGCATGACATACGCGGGCGTCTCGGCGACGACACCATCATCGCGCAGTCGGTCAACGACATTCCCGGCGTATGGATCAGCTTCAAGATCGACGACGATGACTACTGGGTCGCGCTCGACCGCGATCAACTCGACAGTGTGACGGGCCTGCAATGGGCCGGCTGGGGTATTTTTGCGCTGGCGCTGTCGCTGTTCGGCGCAGCGTTCATCACGAGCCTGGTGAACCGGCCGTTCGCGCGCCTCGCGATGGCCGCGCGCAAAGTCGGTTCTGGTCAGGCGCCCGAGAAATTGCCCGAACGCGGCATGGGCGTTGCCGCCGAAACCAACCGAAGCTTCAACCAGATGGTGCAGGATCTCGAGCAGCTCGATGCGGACCGAGCGTTGATGCTCGCGGGCATTTCGCACGATCTGCGCACGCCGCTTGCCCGCCTGCGTCTGGAAACGGAAATGAGTCCGTCGGACCAGGCGACCAAGGACGCGATGATCGACGACATCGAACAGATGGACATGATCATCGGGCGCTTCCTCGATTACGCGCGTCCGGTACAGAGAAATCCGGAACCTGTCGACCTTTCAGTGATCGCAGGAGAACTGGCTGCGCGCATGTCGAGCGAAGACGGCATGCGGCTGGTCACGCGGCTTGCTCCATCTGCAGTGATCGAGGCAGACGAAACGGATATCCGGCGCGTCGTCGGCAATCTGATCGAGAACGCGCGCAAGTACGGCTTGTCCGAGGCCGACGGCATTCCGCATGTCATCCTGGAAACGCGCGTGTCGCATTCGCGCGTCGAGCTGTCGGTGGTCGACGAAGGTCCCGGCATTCCGGAAGACCAGCTTCCGCTCGTCACGCGCCCGTTTTATCGCGTGAATTCGGCGCGCACGCAGGCGAACGGCACCGGGCTCGGCATGGCGATCGTGCAGCGGCTCGTCGGGCGTTATCGCGGCGCGCTCCGTCTGCGCAACCGCACACCGCTGCCCGGCCTGGAAGTGACGATCGAGTTTCCACTGGCGAAGAGCATCTGA
- the ompR gene encoding osmolarity response regulator transcription factor OmpR, with protein sequence MPTMETKNPSKILVVDDDPRLRDLLRRYLGEQGFNVYVAENAPSMNKLWVRERFDLLVLDLMLPGEDGLSICRRLRGSNDRTPIIMLTAKGEDVDRIVGLEMGADDYLPKPFNPRELVARIHAVLRRQSPSELPGAPSETSEVFEFGEFALNLATRTLTKAGQEIPLTTGEFSVLKVFARHPRQPLSREKLMELARGREYEVFDRSLDVQISRLRKLIEPDPGSPRFIQTVWGLGYVFIPDGAA encoded by the coding sequence ATGCCGACCATGGAAACCAAAAACCCTTCGAAAATCCTCGTCGTCGATGACGACCCGCGTCTGCGTGACCTGCTGCGCCGTTACCTCGGCGAGCAGGGGTTTAACGTTTATGTAGCCGAAAACGCACCGTCGATGAACAAGCTGTGGGTGCGCGAACGTTTCGATCTGCTGGTGCTCGATCTGATGCTGCCGGGGGAAGACGGTCTTTCAATCTGCCGGCGGCTGCGTGGCAGCAACGACCGCACGCCGATCATCATGTTGACGGCCAAGGGTGAGGACGTGGATCGCATCGTTGGCCTGGAAATGGGCGCCGACGACTATCTGCCGAAGCCATTCAATCCGCGCGAGCTCGTCGCGCGCATTCACGCGGTGCTGCGTCGCCAGTCGCCGTCCGAACTGCCGGGCGCGCCGTCGGAAACCTCCGAAGTGTTCGAGTTCGGCGAGTTCGCGCTGAACCTCGCAACGCGAACGCTCACCAAGGCCGGCCAGGAAATTCCCCTGACGACGGGCGAGTTTTCCGTTCTGAAGGTGTTCGCGCGTCATCCGCGCCAACCGCTGTCGCGCGAAAAGCTGATGGAACTCGCGCGCGGCCGTGAATATGAAGTTTTCGACCGCAGTCTCGACGTGCAGATCTCCCGTCTGCGGAAACTGATCGAACCGGATCCGGGCAGCCCGCGCTTCATCCAGACGGTGTGGGGTCTCGGCTACGTGTTCATTCCCGACGGCGCCGCCTGA
- a CDS encoding DUF1501 domain-containing protein gives MKRRDFISMAAAAGASLSVSRVFATPQTGGGILPQLHARKTARDAFGKLLILIELKGGNDGLNTVIPFTDSRYYALRTHIAIPRNRGLAIDGRTALHPAMRELLPLWRDGQLAVVQGVGCGRDDASHFRSTEIWHTASRADEYRRDGWLTRVAVQCGAVNGRFAAASFGSDEPGPFAQLAHRCGDEHSWSRVDDPDTLAHVGRPDVGEGAGDRVPGTTLDAAHAGVRLFRDSIAAALRTVDMMQPHMRGAIRVTLDGFDTHRNQLTRHAALLAQLAGSCATLREELVRRGRWHDTLVMTYSEFGRSARENVDRGTEHGGAAAHFVMGGGVRGGVYGQPPDLTRLDADGRLPVEVDFRRLYATALASFWKLDANAVLRDAVQPLPLMRV, from the coding sequence GTGAAACGACGCGACTTCATATCGATGGCAGCGGCGGCAGGTGCCTCCTTGTCGGTGTCGCGCGTATTCGCGACGCCACAGACCGGTGGCGGCATATTGCCGCAACTGCATGCACGCAAAACCGCTCGCGACGCGTTCGGCAAGCTGTTGATCCTGATCGAACTCAAGGGCGGCAACGACGGACTGAACACCGTCATTCCTTTTACCGATTCCAGGTACTACGCGCTGCGCACGCACATCGCGATACCGCGCAATCGTGGGCTTGCGATAGATGGTCGAACCGCGCTGCATCCGGCGATGCGTGAACTGCTTCCTTTGTGGCGCGATGGGCAACTGGCTGTCGTGCAGGGCGTCGGTTGCGGGCGCGACGATGCATCGCATTTTCGTTCGACGGAGATCTGGCATACGGCGTCGCGCGCCGACGAATATCGGCGCGATGGCTGGCTGACGCGTGTCGCCGTGCAGTGCGGCGCTGTGAACGGGCGCTTCGCGGCGGCGTCGTTCGGCAGTGACGAGCCGGGGCCATTTGCGCAATTGGCGCATCGCTGCGGGGACGAACATTCGTGGTCACGTGTCGACGACCCCGACACCTTGGCTCACGTCGGTCGGCCGGATGTGGGCGAGGGTGCGGGGGATCGCGTTCCGGGCACGACGCTCGATGCAGCGCACGCCGGCGTGCGCTTGTTTCGCGATTCGATCGCGGCAGCGCTGCGCACGGTCGATATGATGCAGCCGCATATGCGCGGTGCGATTCGCGTGACGCTCGATGGCTTCGACACACATCGGAACCAGCTGACCCGGCATGCGGCATTGCTCGCTCAACTGGCGGGAAGTTGTGCAACGCTTCGCGAGGAACTCGTGCGGCGCGGTCGTTGGCACGACACGCTCGTGATGACGTATTCGGAATTTGGCCGGTCCGCACGCGAGAACGTTGATCGCGGCACTGAGCATGGCGGCGCCGCTGCACACTTCGTGATGGGGGGCGGCGTGCGCGGCGGCGTGTATGGGCAGCCGCCCGATCTGACGAGACTCGATGCCGATGGCAGGCTGCCCGTCGAAGTCGACTTCAGGCGGCTCTACGCGACGGCGCTCGCGTCATTCTGGAAGCTGGACGCGAACGCGGTGCTGCGCGACGCGGTGCAGCCGCTCCCGCTCATGCGAGTGTGA
- a CDS encoding squalene/phytoene synthase family protein, with protein sequence MNFDEYCQQKAAPPGSSTYYALRQAPVARQPLLTALFALRREFEETVKETTDPTIGRTKLAWWQKEAAALAAGEPTHPVSQALAAHLPDVQAEYPALQGIIAGFEMDLDQARYLDYPNLRRYMAGVGGTFASVVARATAHEPSQAASWAAPLGEALMLAQIVVELGNDARHGRIYIPIDEMQRFNVTAADLINRKYTDAFTEMMRFQTARARDAIRKALDALPVGERHSQSTLRALAALALALLDEIERDGYHVLHQRIALTPIRKLWVAWRAARKH encoded by the coding sequence GTGAATTTCGACGAATATTGCCAGCAGAAAGCAGCGCCCCCCGGTTCGAGCACTTACTACGCGTTGCGTCAGGCGCCCGTCGCGCGGCAGCCGCTGCTCACCGCGCTGTTCGCACTGCGTCGCGAGTTCGAAGAGACGGTGAAGGAAACGACGGACCCGACCATCGGCCGCACGAAGCTGGCGTGGTGGCAAAAGGAAGCAGCGGCGCTCGCGGCCGGCGAGCCGACGCACCCCGTCTCGCAGGCACTCGCCGCGCATTTGCCCGACGTGCAGGCGGAGTATCCCGCGCTGCAGGGCATAATCGCGGGGTTCGAGATGGATCTCGACCAGGCGCGCTATCTTGACTATCCGAACTTACGGCGCTACATGGCGGGCGTCGGCGGCACCTTCGCGTCCGTCGTCGCCCGCGCAACGGCGCACGAGCCGTCGCAGGCGGCGTCGTGGGCTGCGCCGCTCGGCGAAGCGTTGATGCTCGCGCAGATCGTCGTGGAGCTCGGCAACGACGCGCGGCACGGACGCATCTACATCCCCATCGACGAGATGCAGCGCTTCAACGTGACGGCCGCGGATCTGATCAACCGAAAATACACGGACGCGTTCACCGAGATGATGCGCTTTCAGACGGCGCGCGCACGCGACGCGATTCGCAAGGCGCTCGACGCACTCCCCGTCGGCGAGCGCCACTCGCAAAGCACGCTGCGCGCGCTGGCAGCGCTGGCGCTGGCGTTGCTCGATGAAATCGAACGCGACGGCTACCATGTGCTGCATCAGCGCATCGCGCTCACGCCGATCCGCAAGTTATGGGTCGCGTGGCGCGCGGCACGCAAACACTAA
- a CDS encoding class II aldolase/adducin family protein — MDLQPRRRARARYATRPSDRSVRFALHGARASNRVKIDVDGNVRDGSPHPVNRAGFVVQAAIHRALADAHCVMHTHTTGARSLVRRRTTPTTIHQRNRTTSPRITTPEASTYASMKGSTLLRVSAASDC; from the coding sequence ATTGATCTACAACCACGTCGCCGTGCGCGTGCACGGTACGCAACGCGACCTTCTGATCGATCCGTTCGGTTTGCCTTACACGGGGCGAGGGCGTCGAATCGGGTAAAGATCGATGTCGACGGGAATGTGCGCGATGGCTCGCCGCACCCTGTGAATCGTGCGGGATTTGTCGTGCAAGCAGCGATACATCGCGCGCTTGCGGATGCACACTGCGTGATGCACACGCATACGACAGGGGCGCGGTCGCTTGTCCGCAGGCGGACTACACCAACAACCATTCATCAGCGCAACCGCACGACATCGCCGCGTATCACGACTCCGGAGGCATCAACGTACGCGTCGATGAAGGGCAGCACCTTGCTGCGAGTCTCGGCGGCAAGCGACTGCTGA